The proteins below are encoded in one region of Candidatus Saccharimonadales bacterium:
- a CDS encoding glycine-rich protein: MATVTYASTGTFSVPANVYSVHLDCYGHPGGAYSYNTRGGRAYGDLVVTPGETLYIGVNIGAGTTTSGGSGAAYSWGGGYSDVRKGGNTLSNQRVVAGGGGGQSYTYTGKGGNGGGSSGGSGSTSQGGSVGGGGTQSSGGSASGNATVGTRGQGGNGGSSGGAGGGGYYGGGGGYNYAGGGGGSGYIGGVTGGSYSTGGNPDNSAKVVITYTPNSIPSTPTPSTPTSGLRQQDGSINFSWSHSDPDGDAQASYALRRQKSGGGNEWWDGTSWVISETFVSTSTQSVSINTSTFDPGAYTWSVATRDSVGATSPYSSARTVEIIRFERWGVVQI, encoded by the coding sequence ATGGCAACAGTAACATACGCCTCTACCGGCACCTTTTCTGTACCTGCGAATGTTTATAGCGTCCACCTTGATTGTTATGGGCATCCAGGTGGAGCCTACAGCTATAATACTCGCGGAGGCCGTGCCTACGGGGACCTTGTTGTTACTCCAGGGGAGACCTTATATATTGGGGTAAATATAGGGGCTGGCACCACCACCTCCGGCGGTAGTGGTGCTGCTTATTCCTGGGGTGGTGGATATTCGGATGTTCGTAAGGGCGGAAACACGCTTAGCAATCAAAGAGTTGTTGCGGGTGGCGGCGGCGGCCAGTCTTATACTTACACAGGGAAAGGTGGTAACGGTGGTGGTTCTTCCGGTGGAAGCGGTTCTACATCGCAGGGTGGTTCAGTTGGTGGTGGTGGAACCCAGTCTTCTGGAGGTTCTGCCTCGGGTAACGCTACCGTAGGAACCCGGGGACAGGGAGGTAACGGTGGCAGCAGTGGCGGGGCTGGCGGCGGCGGTTACTATGGTGGAGGAGGTGGCTATAATTATGCAGGTGGTGGAGGTGGCTCTGGGTATATAGGGGGAGTAACCGGCGGAAGTTATAGTACAGGGGGGAATCCAGACAACTCAGCTAAAGTAGTAATAACTTATACTCCTAACTCTATCCCTTCGACTCCAACTCCCTCAACGCCAACCAGCGGTTTGCGACAACAGGATGGCAGTATTAACTTCTCCTGGTCCCATTCCGATCCTGATGGAGATGCTCAGGCTTCCTACGCTCTGCGTAGGCAAAAGAGCGGTGGTGGTAACGAATGGTGGGATGGTACTTCCTGGGTGATAAGTGAAACGTTTGTGTCTACATCTACTCAATCAGTTTCTATTAATACTTCAACATTTGATCCTGGTGCCTACACCTGGAGCGTAGCTACCCGAGATAGCGTCGGTGCTACATCACCATATTCTTCTGCCAGAACAGTAGAGATTATTCGTTTTGAACGTTGGGGGGTGGTGCAGATATGA
- a CDS encoding DUF2200 domain-containing protein, producing the protein MKKHRIYTMSFSSVYPHYIKKAEKKGRTKAEVDEIIRWLTGYSPQELEVLLENQTDFETFFAAAPKMNPSRSLITGMICGIRVEDIEEPLMQEIRYLDKLIDELAKGKVMEKILREE; encoded by the coding sequence ATGAAAAAACATCGCATCTACACCATGAGCTTCTCTAGTGTCTACCCTCACTACATCAAAAAGGCCGAGAAGAAGGGTCGCACAAAGGCAGAGGTAGACGAAATCATTCGCTGGTTAACAGGCTACAGTCCGCAAGAGTTAGAGGTGCTGCTAGAAAACCAGACAGACTTCGAAACCTTCTTTGCCGCCGCTCCGAAGATGAACCCTTCTAGAAGTTTGATTACGGGTATGATTTGCGGTATCCGCGTAGAAGATATCGAAGAGCCCTTAATGCAAGAGATCCGATATTTGGATAAGCTAATTGATGAGCTAGCTAAAGGCAAGGTGATGGAGAAGATACTACGGGAGGAGTAA